In Ooceraea biroi isolate clonal line C1 chromosome 13, Obir_v5.4, whole genome shotgun sequence, a genomic segment contains:
- the LOC105278936 gene encoding uncharacterized protein LOC105278936, with product MAVSQWTVIFVPIDLQRRKQRKTVAERVRSAINKNHRLTVRELEEDLGIPRILTEDLGMSRVIAKFVPRVLTEDQKNSRVKIAEDILESINKNPELLKRVITGDETWVYGYDPETKAQSSQWATREKSRPKKARQSQSNVKAMLTVFFDQEGVVHHEYAPQGRTTNKEYYLEVLKRLCDAVRRRRICGRRRICGKVRTGCCTTITHLLIHLT from the coding sequence ATGGCCGTGTCTCAGTGGACAGTGATCTTCGTTCCGATAGACCTTCAACGTCGAAAACAGCGGAAAACTGTTGCGGAACGTGTGCGATCCGCAATCAACAAAAATCATCGTTTGACTGTGCGTGAGTTAGAAGAGGACCTTGGAATCCCTCGAATATTGACTGAAGATCTGGGAATGAGTCGCGTGATTGCAAAATTCGTTCCACGAGTGCTTACGGAAGATCAAAAGAATTCTCGAGTTAAAATTGCCGAAGACATCCTGGAATCCATCAACAAAAATCCTGAGTTGCTTAAAAGGGTTATTACTGGCGATGAAACATGGGTTTATGGCTACGACCCTGAAACAAAAGCACAATCTTCGCAATGGGCGACGAGAGAAAAGTCTCGACCCAAGAAAGCGCGTCAAAGTCAGAGCAACGTAAAGGCAATGCTCACTGTTTTCTTCGACCAGGAAGGTGTTGTACACCACGAATATGCTCCACAAGGTCGCACAACAAACAAGGAGTATTACTTGGAAGTTCTTAAACGATTGTGTGACGCAGTGAGGAGGAGGCGCATTTGTGGAAGGAGGCGCATTTGTGGAAAAGTGAGAACTGGCTGTTGCACCACGATAACGCACCTTCTCATTCATCTCACCTGA